In a genomic window of Myxococcaceae bacterium JPH2:
- a CDS encoding diguanylate cyclase translates to MARYALIAEPDPHRAASLLSLVTSEGMEGHVARDGEEAREAIQQRGAPALLVTDLALPRLDGFALLTWLRERSDSTDTAAVVVTAFDELRVRAWQLKDSLGIHGLLGRRAPMDSVREAVRHALTGGPRSTEPPTQDGAPDDVDGQRARLEALRMEDDLPPEEHLQELVTEVACAFGVPVALLTLVLGKHQWFKAHVDLPANLARERGAPRDWSFCHQAVQGREAMVVSDAPRHPVFRDQPLVREGVLGSFAGAPLVTAQGVVLGSLCVVDTRPLTLGPEDLAALRELAARVAGDLESRSTRSRPTDAAPARTEPPLTQATALALVRGAVQALDVPALLVGPGRKPYAANSALAELLGLPAERLVGMGFEALCRHVADLTADPSATVRQLDLASESSRGLHLTLALERPQPRVVRWVARPFLVPGGVAQLLSLVDAAAPHGLREERERLLRVDALTGLAQRRAGEERLLKEMGRCRREGLPISVVLVDLVGLGRLNAARGFDAGDAALRDVARRAEALSQAPAFAVRWEGGTLLVALPGVDAVGTEAVRQQLHDAPGGPGLVSAAVSLNGEEDPQGTLARAQTALAKAKAERRGRSGD, encoded by the coding sequence ATGGCGCGCTACGCCCTCATCGCCGAACCGGATCCGCATCGTGCCGCCAGCCTCCTCTCGCTCGTCACCAGCGAGGGCATGGAGGGACATGTGGCGCGCGACGGCGAGGAGGCCCGCGAGGCCATCCAGCAGCGCGGGGCACCGGCCCTGCTGGTGACGGACCTCGCCCTGCCCCGCCTGGATGGCTTCGCGCTGCTGACGTGGCTGCGCGAGCGCTCGGACTCGACGGACACCGCCGCGGTGGTCGTCACCGCCTTCGACGAGCTGCGCGTGCGCGCGTGGCAGCTCAAGGACTCGCTCGGAATCCACGGGCTGCTCGGGCGCCGGGCCCCGATGGACTCGGTGCGAGAGGCGGTGCGCCACGCCTTGACGGGAGGGCCACGCTCCACCGAGCCGCCCACGCAGGACGGTGCACCCGACGATGTCGACGGGCAGAGAGCCCGCCTCGAGGCCCTGCGGATGGAGGACGACCTGCCTCCGGAGGAGCACCTCCAGGAGCTGGTCACCGAGGTGGCCTGTGCCTTCGGCGTGCCCGTGGCGCTGCTGACGCTCGTGCTGGGCAAGCACCAGTGGTTCAAGGCCCACGTGGACCTGCCGGCGAACCTGGCGAGAGAACGCGGCGCGCCGCGCGACTGGTCCTTCTGTCATCAGGCCGTGCAGGGCCGCGAGGCGATGGTGGTCTCGGATGCCCCGCGACACCCCGTGTTCCGCGACCAGCCCCTGGTGCGTGAGGGCGTCCTCGGCAGCTTCGCGGGCGCGCCGCTCGTCACCGCGCAAGGCGTGGTGTTGGGCTCGCTGTGCGTCGTGGACACGCGCCCGCTGACGCTCGGGCCGGAGGATCTCGCCGCGCTGCGCGAGCTGGCCGCGCGCGTGGCCGGAGACCTGGAGTCGCGGAGCACGCGCTCACGTCCCACCGACGCGGCCCCCGCGCGCACGGAGCCACCGCTCACGCAGGCCACGGCGCTCGCGCTGGTGCGTGGCGCGGTGCAGGCGCTGGATGTGCCCGCGCTCCTCGTGGGACCGGGGCGCAAGCCCTACGCCGCCAACTCGGCGCTGGCGGAGTTGCTGGGCCTTCCGGCGGAGCGGCTGGTGGGCATGGGCTTCGAGGCGCTGTGTCGTCACGTGGCCGATCTCACCGCGGATCCCAGCGCGACGGTGCGACAGCTCGACCTGGCCTCCGAGTCCTCGCGCGGGTTGCACCTGACACTGGCCCTGGAGCGCCCCCAACCGCGCGTGGTGCGCTGGGTGGCCCGTCCCTTCCTCGTCCCGGGTGGGGTGGCCCAGCTGCTGTCGCTCGTGGACGCCGCCGCGCCGCACGGGCTGCGCGAGGAGCGGGAGCGGCTGCTGCGCGTGGATGCGCTGACAGGGCTGGCCCAGCGCCGCGCGGGCGAGGAGCGCTTGCTGAAGGAGATGGGCCGGTGCCGCCGAGAGGGCCTGCCGATCAGTGTGGTGCTCGTGGACCTCGTGGGCCTGGGACGACTGAACGCGGCGCGCGGCTTCGACGCGGGAGACGCCGCGCTGCGAGACGTCGCGCGGCGCGCGGAGGCCCTGTCCCAGGCGCCCGCGTTCGCGGTGCGCTGGGAGGGAGGAACGCTGCTGGTCGCGCTCCCCGGCGTGGACGCGGTGGGTACCGAGGCGGTGCGGCAGCAACTCCACGACGCCCCCGGTGGACCTGGACTCGTCTCGGCGGCGGTGAGCCTCAACGGCGAGGAGGATCCCCAAGGCACCCTGGCGCGCGCGCAGACGGCGCTGGCCAAGGCCAAGGCGGAGCGTCGCGGGCGCTCGGGGGACTGA
- a CDS encoding aspartyl/asparaginyl beta-hydroxylase domain-containing protein, whose product MPDRLRLPFQFDVARLQADLASLPVGTWVRHFNTMNYEGEWSGVPLRAVAGSAQALYPDPTGLERYEDTPLLAACPAFQDVLSAFSCPIGSARLLKLAAGAHIREHTDYNLGFDDGEVRLHVPIVTHPEVAFFVAGQRVRLLPGECWYMDLNLPHRVDNPSDTDRVHLVLDCVVDDWLRGIFEQARAESLRVA is encoded by the coding sequence ATGCCGGACCGCCTGCGCTTGCCGTTCCAGTTCGATGTCGCTCGGCTCCAAGCGGATCTCGCGAGCCTCCCCGTGGGGACATGGGTCCGTCACTTCAACACGATGAACTACGAGGGGGAGTGGAGCGGCGTGCCCCTGCGCGCGGTGGCGGGCTCCGCGCAGGCCCTCTACCCGGACCCGACGGGACTGGAGCGCTACGAGGACACGCCGCTCTTGGCGGCATGCCCCGCGTTCCAGGATGTCCTCTCCGCGTTCTCCTGCCCCATTGGCTCGGCGCGCTTGCTCAAGCTCGCGGCGGGCGCGCACATCCGCGAGCACACCGACTACAACCTCGGCTTCGATGACGGCGAGGTGCGCCTGCACGTCCCCATCGTCACGCACCCGGAGGTGGCCTTCTTCGTCGCGGGGCAGCGCGTGCGCCTCCTGCCAGGCGAGTGCTGGTACATGGATCTCAACCTCCCCCATCGCGTGGACAACCCCAGCGACACGGACCGCGTGCACCTCGTGCTCGACTGCGTCGTGGATGACTGGCTGCGCGGCATCTTCGAGCAGGCCCGCGCCGAGAGCCTCCGTGTCGCGTGA
- a CDS encoding Nif11 family protein, translating into MSREAFEHFHARVLADPALQRALRDTPDLATFLVLAQRLSAEQGCPLTESDLRDAMDTARRTWRERWI; encoded by the coding sequence GTGTCGCGTGAGGCCTTCGAGCACTTTCACGCACGCGTCCTCGCGGACCCCGCCCTTCAGCGCGCCCTGCGGGACACACCGGACCTCGCCACGTTCCTCGTGCTCGCCCAACGCCTGAGCGCCGAGCAGGGCTGTCCTCTCACCGAGTCGGATTTGAGAGACGCCATGGACACAGCGCGCCGCACCTGGCGCGAGCGGTGGATATGA
- a CDS encoding sulfotransferase family protein gives MTPKATVPPLDDDWAPIRVHAGAGGLQVDWCHLGSERLTAPFFDQSIEDRLRHPFALLFQHRTSIDALVERRRVRPGLPVRGLVFHMSRCGSTLLAQLLAALPRHVVLSEAGPVDTVLRAHHDLPGITEDQRILWLQAVVAALGQRRHPEESAVFLKLDAWHALELPLFQRAFPGVPWLFLYREPLEVMASHAKHRGAHMLPGALGQDLLEASGLPTTSMDEYGARMLARICEAGLQSFQQRRDAPARLVDFAQLHASAADLLPELFDLKLTTEEREHLREVAGRDAKNPVLPFEENREEKARGLSPEARAQTERHLRPIYERLEAERRRSRGPRLSGAHGS, from the coding sequence ATGACCCCGAAGGCCACCGTGCCACCGCTGGACGACGACTGGGCCCCCATCCGCGTCCACGCGGGCGCGGGGGGACTCCAGGTGGACTGGTGCCACCTGGGCTCCGAGCGCCTCACGGCCCCGTTCTTCGACCAGAGCATCGAGGACCGGCTGCGCCATCCCTTCGCCCTGCTCTTCCAGCACCGGACGTCCATCGACGCCTTGGTCGAGCGTCGACGCGTGCGCCCCGGGCTGCCCGTGCGCGGGCTCGTCTTCCACATGTCCCGCTGTGGCTCGACGCTCCTCGCGCAGCTCCTCGCGGCGCTGCCCCGCCATGTCGTCCTCTCCGAGGCAGGCCCCGTGGACACCGTGCTGCGTGCGCACCACGACCTGCCCGGCATCACGGAGGACCAGCGGATCCTCTGGCTCCAGGCGGTGGTCGCGGCGCTCGGCCAGCGGCGTCACCCGGAGGAGTCGGCGGTGTTCCTCAAGCTGGATGCGTGGCATGCGCTGGAGCTGCCGCTGTTCCAGCGCGCGTTCCCTGGAGTGCCCTGGCTGTTCCTCTATCGCGAGCCGCTGGAGGTGATGGCCTCACACGCGAAGCATCGCGGCGCGCACATGCTGCCGGGCGCGCTGGGGCAGGATCTGCTCGAAGCCTCGGGCCTGCCCACGACGTCCATGGACGAGTACGGCGCGCGGATGCTGGCCCGCATCTGCGAAGCCGGGCTCCAATCCTTCCAGCAACGACGCGACGCCCCCGCGAGGCTGGTCGACTTCGCCCAGCTCCACGCGTCCGCGGCGGACCTGCTGCCCGAGCTGTTCGACTTGAAGCTCACGACCGAGGAGCGCGAGCACCTGCGAGAGGTCGCGGGACGCGACGCGAAGAACCCCGTGCTGCCCTTCGAGGAGAACCGGGAGGAGAAGGCGCGAGGCCTCTCCCCTGAGGCTCGCGCGCAGACAGAGCGCCACCTGCGCCCCATCTACGAGCGATTGGAAGCCGAGCGCCGGCGAAGCCGAGGCCCGCGCCTCAGCGGCGCCCACGGCTCGTGA
- a CDS encoding DNA-binding response regulator codes for MEPARSARALLLGADDSLAALMSDVLADLGIALAPREEPSGGGWDVVLAHVERGAAILPVLQRARAQAAQAPVLVLVPFSDERLVQLALRLGARGCFALGRPLQELRDMLRAELPVLSPSPSGGAP; via the coding sequence GTGGAGCCCGCCCGCAGCGCCCGCGCCCTGTTGCTGGGTGCGGATGACTCACTTGCCGCCCTGATGTCGGATGTCCTCGCGGACCTGGGCATCGCCCTGGCTCCGCGCGAGGAGCCGTCAGGGGGCGGGTGGGATGTGGTGCTCGCGCATGTGGAGCGGGGGGCGGCCATCCTCCCCGTCCTGCAGCGAGCGCGGGCCCAGGCGGCCCAGGCCCCGGTGCTCGTCCTCGTGCCCTTCTCGGATGAGCGGCTCGTGCAGCTCGCGCTCCGGCTCGGGGCGCGGGGGTGCTTCGCGCTGGGGCGTCCCTTGCAGGAGCTGCGCGACATGTTGCGCGCAGAACTTCCCGTTCTCTCTCCGTCCCCGTCCGGAGGCGCACCGTGA
- a CDS encoding sigma-54-dependent Fis family transcriptional regulator, whose amino-acid sequence MPSEQRILVVDDHVEMGRMLQEPLQDAGYRVELATGGAEALKLLRTRPYDAVLSDLRMAQVDGLDVLDGARAVDPELPVLLMTAFGGVESAVEAMRRGAYHYFTKPFRLDEVLLYLRRALEDRQLRAEHRALKQASTERRGVGALVGKGAAMRGLYALLDRVAHASAPVLLRGESGSGKELVARALHSEGERASGPFVAVNCTALPAQLLESELFGHLKGAFTGATAARRGLFVEADGGTLFLDEIGDMPTELQARLLRVLENGEVRAVGSDTSRTVDVRIVAATHQDLETRVREGRFRADLFYRLNVVTLRVPPLRERKEDIPLLVEHFIARSRARNPRSLVAAFSPEVVALLGAQSWPGNVRELENLVERLVVLVPQETVDVDTLRLHAPSAGPESHPLAVAQDELWPLRRLEGEYIAWMVARCGGNKTRAAEVLGIDVSTIHRREREKGEVPGGR is encoded by the coding sequence ATGCCGTCTGAACAGCGCATCCTGGTCGTGGACGACCACGTCGAAATGGGTCGCATGCTCCAGGAGCCGCTCCAGGACGCGGGCTACCGCGTGGAGCTGGCGACCGGCGGCGCCGAGGCGCTCAAGCTCTTGCGCACGCGTCCCTATGACGCCGTGTTGTCCGACCTGCGCATGGCCCAGGTGGATGGCCTGGACGTGCTGGATGGCGCGCGCGCGGTGGACCCCGAGCTGCCCGTGCTGCTGATGACGGCCTTCGGCGGCGTGGAGAGCGCGGTCGAGGCCATGCGTCGCGGGGCCTATCACTACTTCACCAAGCCCTTCCGATTGGACGAGGTGCTGCTGTACCTGCGTCGCGCGCTGGAGGACCGTCAGCTGCGCGCGGAGCACCGGGCCCTGAAGCAGGCGTCCACCGAGCGCCGCGGCGTGGGCGCGCTGGTGGGCAAGGGCGCGGCGATGCGGGGGCTGTACGCGCTCCTGGACCGCGTGGCGCACGCGAGCGCGCCGGTGCTGCTGCGCGGCGAGAGCGGCAGCGGCAAGGAGCTGGTGGCCCGCGCGCTCCACTCGGAAGGCGAGCGCGCGTCGGGTCCATTCGTGGCCGTCAACTGCACGGCGCTGCCCGCGCAGCTCCTGGAGAGCGAGCTGTTCGGCCACCTCAAGGGCGCCTTCACCGGAGCCACCGCCGCGCGGCGCGGCCTCTTCGTGGAGGCCGACGGCGGCACCTTGTTCCTGGACGAGATCGGCGACATGCCCACCGAGCTGCAGGCCCGCCTGCTGCGCGTGCTGGAGAACGGTGAGGTGCGCGCGGTGGGCTCCGACACCAGCCGCACCGTGGACGTGCGCATCGTCGCCGCGACCCACCAGGACCTGGAGACGCGCGTGCGCGAAGGTCGCTTCCGCGCCGACCTCTTCTATCGCCTCAATGTCGTCACGCTCCGCGTCCCACCGCTGCGTGAGCGCAAGGAGGACATCCCGCTTTTGGTGGAGCACTTCATCGCGCGCTCGCGTGCCCGCAATCCGCGCTCCCTCGTGGCGGCGTTCTCACCCGAGGTCGTGGCGCTGCTCGGCGCTCAGTCCTGGCCCGGCAATGTGCGCGAGCTGGAGAACCTGGTGGAGCGGCTGGTGGTGCTCGTGCCGCAGGAGACGGTGGACGTGGACACGCTGCGCCTGCACGCCCCCTCGGCGGGACCGGAGTCCCATCCGCTCGCCGTCGCGCAGGACGAGCTGTGGCCGCTGCGCCGCTTGGAGGGGGAGTACATCGCGTGGATGGTGGCGCGCTGCGGCGGGAACAAGACGCGCGCCGCCGAGGTGCTCGGCATCGATGTCTCCACCATCCACCGCCGAGAGCGGGAAAAAGGGGAGGTCCCGGGGGGCCGGTAG
- a CDS encoding PAS domain-containing protein, with amino-acid sequence MRSALIPVLLLCVALTSVGAGVFTVLQRNRAALVHQLAVERRAQLDEATRGVAEALEDVGDKLRFAGELMSQPGSAAEHKRELRALLEAVGQYRAIATYDGAGTEKLRLVDRRADALVSRGTYFAGMADTARRALQRPPGDVTTSGSLEGDAGRLRVLATALPAPEGRPQGAVAVLVDTAAFFAPLRIVSSDPDVRLLWVGTHGLPASSSDPSLADWFRRVGEGDAGVPAFAALVARLRAGERGTAQLGEREAEKLGLGRADAVAVFTPIRMRGGTTWTAAMLVSTATLRTHERGLVWRLALAAALVSLFLVAFAVYVVRAQRRSAALRESRRHAEQLAHLHDKTQKILDNIPTGVLALSADGRISTVNQALRSRMPPFATGAPLEAAFPQAPEPMLERLRALVRAATGESRPRSLLGEPLSLFGEEAPYNVHAVPLEVSDPEVRVLLVVEDLSDVRALETQLLRAEKLATVGVLAAGIAHEIGTPLGVVRGRAEYVLGKLGAEHPQSPGVAVIIEQIDRVSRTLRQLLDFSRLRPTMLRPVSLGPIARDVHELLRVEAERRQLHLELEVPEALPSLAADPDQLQQVLVNLALNACDACSAGGTVRVSASVPDGADEGPWGLVALRVSDNGCGIPRESLNQVFDPFFTTKKRGQGTGLGLTMVAHVVRNHGGRVELESEPGRGTQVSVFWPAARPPDTEERHAV; translated from the coding sequence ATGCGGTCGGCGCTGATTCCCGTGTTGCTGTTGTGCGTGGCGCTCACCAGCGTGGGGGCGGGAGTGTTCACCGTCTTGCAGCGCAACCGGGCGGCCCTGGTCCACCAGCTTGCGGTGGAGCGCCGGGCCCAGCTCGACGAGGCGACGCGGGGGGTGGCCGAGGCGCTGGAGGATGTGGGTGACAAGCTCCGCTTCGCCGGGGAGCTGATGTCCCAGCCGGGCAGCGCCGCCGAGCACAAGCGGGAGCTGCGGGCGCTCCTGGAGGCGGTGGGCCAGTACCGGGCGATCGCCACCTATGACGGGGCCGGCACGGAGAAGCTTCGGCTGGTGGACCGGCGCGCGGATGCGCTGGTGAGCCGGGGGACCTACTTCGCCGGCATGGCGGACACGGCGCGGCGTGCCCTCCAGCGGCCTCCTGGTGACGTCACCACGTCCGGGTCGCTGGAAGGGGATGCGGGGCGGCTGCGGGTGCTCGCCACGGCCCTGCCCGCGCCCGAGGGGCGGCCCCAAGGCGCGGTGGCCGTGCTGGTGGATACCGCGGCGTTCTTCGCGCCGCTGCGCATCGTCTCGTCGGATCCGGACGTGCGCCTGTTGTGGGTGGGGACGCACGGCCTGCCCGCGTCGTCGAGCGATCCCTCCCTGGCGGATTGGTTTCGCCGGGTGGGGGAGGGAGACGCGGGCGTGCCTGCGTTCGCGGCGCTGGTGGCGCGTCTTCGCGCGGGGGAGCGCGGCACGGCGCAACTGGGCGAGCGGGAGGCGGAGAAGCTGGGCCTGGGCCGCGCGGACGCCGTGGCCGTCTTCACGCCCATCCGCATGCGGGGCGGTACCACCTGGACCGCGGCGATGCTCGTGTCCACCGCGACGTTGCGCACGCATGAGCGAGGCCTCGTGTGGCGCCTGGCCTTGGCGGCGGCGCTCGTCTCGCTCTTCCTGGTGGCCTTCGCGGTCTACGTGGTGCGTGCGCAGCGTCGCTCCGCTGCCCTGCGCGAGAGCCGCCGACACGCCGAGCAGCTCGCGCACCTGCACGACAAGACGCAGAAGATCCTCGACAACATCCCCACCGGAGTCCTGGCGCTGTCGGCCGATGGGCGCATCAGCACCGTCAACCAGGCGCTGCGCTCGCGCATGCCTCCCTTCGCCACGGGCGCTCCCCTGGAGGCGGCGTTTCCCCAGGCGCCGGAGCCCATGTTGGAGCGGCTGCGCGCGCTGGTGCGAGCGGCCACGGGCGAGTCCCGGCCACGCAGCCTGTTGGGCGAGCCGCTGTCTCTCTTTGGCGAGGAGGCGCCGTACAACGTGCACGCGGTGCCCCTGGAGGTGAGCGACCCCGAGGTGCGCGTGCTGCTGGTGGTGGAGGACCTGAGCGACGTGCGCGCGCTGGAGACGCAGCTGCTGCGCGCCGAGAAGCTCGCGACGGTGGGCGTGCTCGCCGCGGGCATCGCGCATGAGATTGGTACGCCGCTGGGCGTGGTGCGCGGCCGGGCCGAGTACGTGCTGGGAAAGCTGGGCGCGGAGCATCCGCAGTCGCCGGGGGTGGCGGTCATCATCGAGCAGATTGATCGCGTGAGCCGCACGCTCCGGCAGCTCCTGGACTTCTCTCGACTGCGGCCCACGATGCTGCGGCCGGTGTCGCTGGGGCCCATCGCTCGCGATGTCCACGAGCTGCTGCGCGTGGAGGCCGAGCGCCGTCAGCTTCACCTGGAGCTGGAGGTGCCCGAGGCGCTGCCCTCCCTGGCCGCGGATCCGGATCAGCTCCAGCAGGTGCTGGTGAACCTGGCGCTCAATGCCTGTGACGCGTGTTCGGCGGGCGGGACGGTGCGGGTGTCCGCGTCGGTGCCGGACGGCGCGGATGAGGGACCCTGGGGCTTGGTGGCGCTGCGCGTGAGCGACAACGGCTGCGGCATCCCCCGCGAGAGCCTCAATCAGGTGTTCGATCCGTTCTTCACGACGAAGAAGCGCGGGCAAGGCACGGGGCTGGGGCTCACCATGGTGGCCCACGTCGTGCGAAACCATGGGGGCCGCGTGGAGCTGGAGAGCGAGCCAGGTCGGGGCACGCAGGTCAGCGTGTTCTGGCCCGCCGCGCGGCCGCCCGATACCGAGGAACGACATGCCGTCTGA
- a CDS encoding TetR family transcriptional regulator, which translates to MTQSGRRPDEGERYRAILETAARLICERGYEGTSMQEIAAACRMTKAGLYHHIQNKEQLLFAIMNYGMDVFEEQVLAHVQDVADPLERLRGCMRHNIHLVTRGCSKEVIIILHEHATLTGEPREFIDRRKKRYVRFLEEAFAEAARQGLIRPVDPTVAAFSFLGMILWVYKWFKPDGRLTDDQIADGMVDLLLPGLSAQAAAPAPDSGVAPLRMVPRTATGDAS; encoded by the coding sequence ATGACGCAGTCGGGGCGCAGGCCAGATGAGGGGGAGCGGTACCGGGCCATCCTGGAGACGGCGGCGCGCCTCATCTGCGAACGCGGCTACGAGGGCACGTCGATGCAGGAGATCGCCGCCGCGTGCCGGATGACGAAGGCGGGGCTCTACCACCACATCCAGAACAAGGAGCAGCTGCTCTTCGCCATCATGAACTACGGGATGGACGTGTTCGAGGAGCAGGTCCTCGCGCACGTCCAGGACGTGGCGGATCCGCTGGAGCGCCTGCGCGGGTGCATGCGGCACAACATCCACCTGGTGACGCGCGGGTGCAGCAAGGAGGTCATCATCATCCTCCACGAGCACGCCACCCTGACCGGTGAGCCCCGCGAGTTCATCGACCGGCGCAAGAAGCGCTACGTGCGGTTCCTCGAGGAGGCCTTCGCCGAGGCCGCGCGCCAGGGCCTCATCCGCCCGGTGGACCCCACGGTGGCGGCGTTCTCGTTCCTGGGGATGATTCTCTGGGTCTACAAGTGGTTCAAGCCGGACGGCCGGCTGACGGACGATCAAATCGCCGACGGGATGGTGGACCTGCTCCTGCCCGGGCTCTCCGCACAGGCCGCCGCCCCCGCTCCGGACTCTGGAGTCGCGCCGCTTCGCATGGTGCCCCGCACCGCCACGGGGGACGCGTCGTGA
- a CDS encoding CoA transferase subunit A has protein sequence MKSPRWCTLTEAVASIPDGASLATGGFMLGRAPMALVMELIAQGKRGLSLISLPNPLPAEFLMAGGCLARVELPFGALSLAGRVRPMPCLKRAIEQGTVAWREHDGYRIVQRLRAASMGVPFLPAPDSDVSALADAEPPLRVVDPFTGESVPVEPAYYPDVALIHARAADERGNLFIEDPTTDLLVAGAARRVIATAEERVERLPRVTIPGFQVERVALARGGALPTGCTGLYPHDDEALARYLALAEHGQEQEFLQAMRTTRSAA, from the coding sequence GTGAAGTCGCCTCGCTGGTGCACGTTGACGGAGGCCGTGGCCTCCATCCCGGACGGCGCGTCGCTCGCCACGGGTGGATTCATGCTGGGCCGGGCGCCCATGGCGCTGGTGATGGAACTCATCGCCCAGGGCAAGCGCGGCCTGAGCCTCATCTCCCTTCCCAATCCCCTGCCCGCCGAGTTCCTCATGGCCGGCGGGTGTCTGGCGCGCGTGGAGCTGCCCTTCGGCGCGCTGAGCCTCGCGGGCCGCGTGCGCCCCATGCCGTGCCTCAAGCGCGCCATCGAGCAGGGCACCGTCGCGTGGCGTGAGCATGACGGCTACCGCATCGTCCAGCGGCTTCGCGCCGCGTCCATGGGCGTGCCGTTCCTGCCCGCGCCGGACTCGGATGTGTCCGCGCTCGCGGACGCGGAGCCGCCGCTGCGCGTGGTGGATCCGTTCACCGGAGAGAGTGTTCCGGTGGAGCCCGCGTACTACCCGGACGTGGCGCTGATCCACGCCCGCGCGGCGGACGAGCGCGGCAACCTCTTCATCGAGGACCCCACCACGGACCTGCTCGTGGCGGGCGCGGCCCGGCGAGTCATCGCCACCGCGGAGGAGCGCGTGGAGCGCCTGCCGCGCGTGACGATTCCCGGCTTCCAGGTGGAGCGCGTGGCGCTCGCGCGAGGCGGCGCCCTGCCCACCGGCTGCACGGGCCTGTACCCGCATGACGACGAGGCCCTCGCGCGCTACCTGGCGCTCGCCGAGCACGGCCAGGAGCAGGAGTTCCTCCAAGCGATGCGGACCACCCGGAGCGCGGCATGA
- a CDS encoding glutaconate CoA-transferase, with protein MTALMMDATPAETVVSLLAREIEEDAVVATGVASPLPILAIAVAKATHAPGLTYIACVGSLDPDLPSLFPSSEDLGYLDGRSAEVSIPDLFDHARRGRVDTVFFGAAEVDATGRTNMTASGSLERPRSKFPGVAGAATLRQWVRRPVLLVPRQSRRNLVPEVQVATTRDPRRPVRLISDLGVFELGSDGAKLLARHPWAQVETIAERTGFEFTVPDTLPVTPLPDSRTLSAIRALDPRNLRDSLVGA; from the coding sequence ATGACGGCCTTGATGATGGATGCGACGCCGGCGGAGACGGTCGTCTCGTTGCTGGCGCGGGAGATTGAAGAGGACGCGGTGGTCGCCACGGGCGTGGCCTCTCCCCTGCCCATCCTGGCCATCGCGGTGGCGAAGGCCACGCACGCGCCGGGGCTCACGTACATCGCCTGCGTGGGCTCGTTGGATCCCGACCTGCCCTCGCTGTTCCCCTCGTCCGAGGACCTGGGCTACCTGGATGGCCGCTCGGCGGAGGTGTCCATCCCGGACCTCTTCGACCATGCGCGGCGCGGGCGCGTGGACACCGTCTTCTTCGGCGCGGCCGAGGTGGATGCCACGGGCCGCACCAACATGACCGCGTCGGGCAGCCTGGAGCGCCCGCGCAGCAAGTTCCCGGGCGTGGCGGGCGCGGCGACCTTGCGCCAGTGGGTGCGCCGGCCGGTGCTGCTCGTCCCCCGGCAGTCGCGGCGCAACCTGGTGCCCGAGGTGCAGGTGGCCACCACGCGCGACCCGCGCCGGCCCGTGCGCCTCATCTCCGACCTGGGCGTGTTCGAGCTGGGCAGCGACGGCGCGAAGCTGCTGGCGCGGCACCCCTGGGCCCAGGTGGAGACCATCGCCGAGCGTACCGGCTTCGAGTTCACCGTGCCGGACACGCTGCCCGTCACCCCGCTCCCCGACTCGCGCACCCTGTCGGCCATCCGCGCGTTGGATCCGCGCAACCTCCGCGACTCGCTCGTGGGGGCCTGA